GCAGAGCTCGCTGCCCAGCGCGCTGTCGATGCGAGCGAGGAAATGGCTGCTACGCTCAATGAGCAGGCACGCGAAGCGTTATACAGGGCTGAACAACTCGAACACGAGGTAACCCTGTCATACCAGATCGCAGGTCTCGCGCATCCGCGAACCAGTCCGCCAGTTCTTCCAGAAACGTGCCGGATTGAGCGGCGTCCAGATGCCGACAATATCCCGCAGAGCGAATGGCGCAAAGGCATCGAGGTGCAGGTCTCCCATGACATATTCAAAAGCGGTGTGGGAGATGTCATCATCCGTCTCGAATTCGCGGATGGGCAAGTTCGCATCGGGAAAACGGACGAGCTTGGCGCTTTTTATGATCCGGGCATCCCCGGCAATGCCATCGTCAGAATCACCGCCGACCACGCCTTGCTCTCAGGGCGTCTGTCCATCCTGGAGACTGAGCCTTTCGAATTTGGTGTCGTTCACATATTGGCCGATAGCCGCCTGCTGGGGGGAGCGAGGTTTATCAGCTTGAAGCTGACGCGTGATGGTGCCGAACTGGTGTCGGATGAAGAAACACCGGTGCGCTATGTGCGCGAGTAACCAAGCGACCGGACTGGATCGGGCGCAGCCATGCACTGATCCAAGACAACTTTTCGGCGCCAGAAAAGCCGCAGTTCGCCAAACCACCCAGTTGCAGTCATCAGCGTGGCCAGTGCATGATCCTGAAAGCTGCACGACGGCTTTCAGCGAAAGCAGACGTTTAGTCTCGCAACTCTGAACGACCGGGTGTGGGTCGGCAGCCGACACTCAGCGCGATGTTCATTTAACTGATCTGGCTTTGAACCTGCGCCCAGTCGTGGAAACGCCTTGGCGGTGGATCACGAATGATCTGCCTTTCTGGTATGTTGTGTGATCCAACTGCCGCCATTGCAGCGCATCGGCCTGGATCATCGTTGTCCGAGGCTATGTAAAGGGTGCCAACATGGTCTGGAACGTTGATTAGCGCGAGACGCTCATTCCCGAGTGCTGCCCAGCACGGGACTCCTTTGATCTGAGCATAGCTTGCCGCATCCTCCATGCCCTCAGCAATGGCGAGCACGTTGCCTTCGAACTGTGGAGCCCAAGCGCCCTGTCCGGGTTTGCCGAGCATGAACTTGCCATCATGCCATGTTCCGTCGTCCGTCAGCCTGATCCGCTGGAGAGCCGTCAATTTGTGCCCAGTTCGGACAGCGACCAGCAACGCGGGCCGGAAGGTGGTTTCGGGCTTGCGGCCGAACGGGCACCTTGGATGAAAGCGTAAGTCGGGGAGATCGACTGACAGTCGCCTCGATCGAAGGTAGACTTCGCCGAGCGTTCCCCGGATTTCTATGCCCTGATCCCAGATCCTTCTGACATTGGGCGCAGTTCCTTCTGGACTGTAAGTCGGGGGAGGGGAGTGCAGGATCGGTCTGGTCCGACCGATTTCGCGCAGGACATCCTCGCTGCGGCAGCCCGCGAAACAATGAACCAGAATACCCCGCTCGCCCTGCCGGACAGAAAGGGAAGGGGTTCTGTCTGCGTGCGCGGGGCAGACGCACATCGCGTAGGAACCGTGCCAACGGCCCTTCAGTGCAGCAACGATGTCGATGGTCTCCTGGGTGGGTTTGAGCGCAATCAACATAAACCCGCTCCTCTCAGCTAAGCCTCACCATCTTTCCCCTTTGGATCGACCCGACCTTCTCCTGCACGGCTCGCGATGGCCAACGCCCCTTTCGTCTGTGCGATGCCAGATTGTACGCGATTGCCATGCGGCGCGTGTTCATTTAGAAAAGTAGGGCGATATCCGAACCACGCCGAAAGGTGTGGTCATGAAAAATCTTCTATTTTTCCTGGTTGCTTTGACGCCGACGCCATCGTCGGCGCGCGAAGCCATTCTCGACGTGTTTTCGCCAGAGGCAAAACCGGACTTCGCTGTGCTCGCCCCACAGTTGCGCGGGAAGGTCGATCTCGAGCAATCAGTGGAACCGCCTCCGGCTCTAGTGGATGCGTTTTCACCAGAGTTGAACGGCGACTTTGAGTTGATCCCGCACAGCTTCACGATCAATCCCTATGCCGCGCGTCCCGCTGTTCCTTCGTGGATGCGGGCAGGTGCATCATTCATGGGCCCTGCTTCTTCACCTTCCCGCCCTGTGCAGGATGACCCACTCTGCCAGTCCCGCAGCTTCTTCCCGCGATATGGTATCAGCAGGGATGCCCAGGCTCGCCGGACAGCCTATTTCAACCTGATCGTCGACGTCGCTTGTGCTGCCGGCGTGCCCGTTGTTCTGTTTGACGCCTTGCTGGCGCAGGAAAGCAGATATCGTCCCTTCGCCCGAAGCAGTGCCGGTGCGATGGGCATGGCGCAGCTGATGCCCGGTACGGCTCAGTATCTGCGTGTCAGCGATCCTTGGGATGTTCGGCAAAACCTTGTCGGCGGTGCGCGGTATCTGCGCGAGCAGCTGGATCGCTTCGGGACATGGGAGCTTGCACTGGCTGCCTACAATGCAGGCCCGGGACGCGTTGACCAGTTTGGCGGTATCCCGCCGTTTCGTGAGACCCGCAACTATGTGCGCACGATCATGGGTTCGATCGGCAATCCGAATTCGACCGGCGGCGTGTCGCTTGCCTCGGCAGCACTTCCCGCGCCCAATCCGTTTCGCCGGGTGATGCTTGCCTCGTTCGAAGGACGATCAGACGTTCCAGAACACTGAGAACCCAACGTGCCACGCATAGTACACACTGATCGCCAGGATGACGGGCGCGCCCTTGAGGTAGTTGAGCTGCCAGCGCAGCCAGAGCTTCGGGATGACCAGAGCTTTCTGGAGCCCCGTTTGGTGCGTGGGTCGCCATCTGCCACTGCGCCAGTCGTCGGCAGTCACTACTACCGCGAGCACTGCGCAGATCAGCGCCATCATTCCCACGCCGATGTAGAGCGATGTCCAAGCGATAAGGGCTTCCTGCTTCATGAGTCGGACCTAGTGCAGCGATGATCGAAGAGAGATACGCACTTTCGAAGCTCTTGTATCCCCCTGGCCGAATACTGCCTTTCTGCGGCCGAGCAGCGTGTGGCCGAGATTGAGTTCACCGCTGCGGGCGCGCCGCACCAGCGCCTGCATGTATGCATCGGGCGTCTTGCGGATTTGTCCGTTGGCCAAGTGATGCCCGGTGATCAGAGCGCACAGGAGTGCGACCCCTGTGCCCAGTGTCGCACTTGCCCGCGCGGCCGTAGCCTGGCCTATCTGGCAGACCCGAGCGACCTCGTGGAGCTCGGTCAGGCCCGGTCGGGTTCCAATTTCGACCATGCCGTCGATAAAGGGGAAGAGGGCAGGGGCTTCGGCCCAAACGAAACCCGATCGATGGATGCCGTAGACATCATGCGCGTCGGCCGAGACCTGCGCGTTCTGAAA
The Blastomonas fulva genome window above contains:
- a CDS encoding DUF7146 domain-containing protein, coding for MLIALKPTQETIDIVAALKGRWHGSYAMCVCPAHADRTPSLSVRQGERGILVHCFAGCRSEDVLREIGRTRPILHSPPPTYSPEGTAPNVRRIWDQGIEIRGTLGEVYLRSRRLSVDLPDLRFHPRCPFGRKPETTFRPALLVAVRTGHKLTALQRIRLTDDGTWHDGKFMLGKPGQGAWAPQFEGNVLAIAEGMEDAASYAQIKGVPCWAALGNERLALINVPDHVGTLYIASDNDDPGRCAAMAAVGSHNIPERQIIRDPPPRRFHDWAQVQSQIS
- a CDS encoding lytic transglycosylase domain-containing protein is translated as MKNLLFFLVALTPTPSSAREAILDVFSPEAKPDFAVLAPQLRGKVDLEQSVEPPPALVDAFSPELNGDFELIPHSFTINPYAARPAVPSWMRAGASFMGPASSPSRPVQDDPLCQSRSFFPRYGISRDAQARRTAYFNLIVDVACAAGVPVVLFDALLAQESRYRPFARSSAGAMGMAQLMPGTAQYLRVSDPWDVRQNLVGGARYLREQLDRFGTWELALAAYNAGPGRVDQFGGIPPFRETRNYVRTIMGSIGNPNSTGGVSLASAALPAPNPFRRVMLASFEGRSDVPEH